The following DNA comes from Leishmania braziliensis MHOM/BR/75/M2904 complete genome, chromosome 13.
TCACCATCGTGCTCTGTGCCCTCCCTCACCACTGTCAGGCCCAACGGTGTGGGGTGAAGGCCAAaggcacgcgcacggcgCACCAGGCGCAGTAagacgcgcagcgctgccgccaccaccacccacgaTACAGAGCTCTTCAGAGCCACGGCGCGACGCGCGTTGCTCGACTTGACAACACGAAAGTGCTCGCCCAAGATGAGCCGCACCTCCGTCACGCATCGACTCCCCACGTCGTCcgcgaggggagagaagagcgtcTGATCGACCCCGGGCTCCGCCTCGGCATGGAGGGCCAGTAGTTtcagcagccacagcgccACAGCGCCGTAGGTGACCACCGATGAAGGCTGTGATACGAGCGCCGCGAAGGACGGCATACGTGAGAGGATCTGGGTGGTCTGggacgcagccgcctcgccaGATCCCTGTAGCTCTGCCGTGCTATGGGCCGTGCTGACAGGGTGGCTCAcgctcgtcgtcgtcgagcCCGACGAGTCGCGCGACACCACTTCCTCTGTGCCgtcgccctcctcgtcctctcccTTATTTGCAAGTGTGCCGAGGTGGTCCAGGGCCTCTTCATCCTCGGCGAGCGGCAGGGGCGCCACGGCGAGCACCCGGTCGCGCGGTCTCTGCGGCGCCGCCCCGGTGTTGCCGAGCAGGGAGAGCAGATAGGACGCCTCCTGCTCCCCTTTCACGAGACCGACGTCCACCTCGAATAGTTCCCAAAGTCGCCCCTGCGGGTCGGCGCGCATCATGTGTCGCACCGGGCTGCGGCTTGTCAGAAAGAAGAGCGAGTGATGTGCGACGCCGGTGGTGAGGTCGAAGAACATGAGCACGTGGCCGCCTTCTCTAAGCGCGTACGGCCCATCATTGCTGATAGGTGTCCGGACGATGAGTGCATGCCGGatggcgcagcaggtgctgaTGGCGAGATCGCGCCACTCGTGCAGCCGCGCGCACACCGGTGTGACGTCCGGTGTTGACACAGCTGCCAGTGCAGTctcagctgccgctcttcctGTCGATGCAACGGACGCACTTGCCGCCGCAGTGCTGTTACCACCAAGCGCGCCTGAGCCGTAGCTTCGCCACGGGTGCGCGTCACACGGTTTGCGAGTCACAGCCCCGATGCAGACGGCGTGGCACGCCTTGACGCTGTGCACGTAGTTGAAGACAACGTTGCCGCTCTTCTCATTGAAGAAGAGTTGCACCACAAGCCCCGGCTCGTCGCCGACGAGGGAGCGGCGGTAGTCACGACTGATCTCGCGTGTCGTGCGACCCAAccgccacacacgcaagccCGTCAGCAAGCACGTGCAGTTCGTCCCCACCGTCCACCGCTGCTTTGGCGAGTCGAGTGACACGTGTGGACCCTGGCGGTTGCCTGCTACCTCCTCACCATCAAACAACAGCCGCCATCGCCCGTTGAAGACGAGACCAATGTGGAAGGGCCGTGTCTCTGCTgtgggaggcagcggcgccgagaCAACACACAAGCCACGCATCTCGTGTCGATAGCCGCCGCGGATACAGTAGGTGCCTTCCGACTTGGTCAGCTCGAGGAAGACCTCGCCGTTGGTGCTGCGGTCGCCGTGTTGGTAAAGTGTAGCCGCGTCTTCCTTGTCAAGAAACTGCACCCATAGCTCCACGGTCACCTGCCCGCCCGCCACAGTCAAGTGGTCCTCCGGGCAGCCCAGGTCAACAAGGCTGGGCTTGCGCAGCGCGAGGCAGTGACTGAGGCAGAGCCCCGCCGCGGCCGGGGCGGGGTGCAGCGCACGTGTccagagcggcgccgcagcgagcGAAGAAGCCGTGGCAGCGATGTAGCAGTGCATCATCACCGTCCACTCGGCCGAGGTTGCTGTTGCGGCGGCCGTGGAGAGACTGCAGCCAGCCCTGGAGCGGGCCACACCACCggtcgccgctgcgctcgCTAATGTaccggctgctgccgctgcgccgtccagcgTGCGTGCCGGAGGTGCCTGCTGCCGGTGGTCCTCGtagacgacgaggacgcgaTCCTCTGTGGTACTCACGAGCTGGGGGTGCGAGTTCAGCGTGCAGggccagctgctgtgcatATCGGCCCACCGCAGAACTTGGTGAGTGTCAAGCTGCAGCCCGTAAACAACCAGGGCCACCTCAGCAGGTGCCATACGGTCTGTCAGAAGCAGCACGCGGGTGTGCGTCACTGCCAAGCTGGACGAGGCTGCACCAAGGCAGTACGCCGTCGGCTGCCTTGTCTCCACTACGAGGACGTACGATGTGGTGACAGAGGGGCCGTACTTGGTCAATCCGTCTGCCGTGTGCACAAACAATGTAGTACCGATGCCGTAGGCCACCGACAGCACTGTCGTCACGGGGCTTACGGGCGTCACTATAAAGGCAGACGGATCTTCGCAGGCGCACTTAAGGGCCCGTCCAACGTCTGGCATGGCCGGCTGCGGCGTCacgccggcggcgtggcggTTTAGCCACTGCACCAAAGGAGGCGAGAAGACACCGGCTGGCACGCGTAAGAGGTACCGCGACACGCGCAGTACTTCACTCACAAGACCACGCTGCAGGGCCAGCACCAGGGCTACTTCAAGCAGCGCCGACGTCAGCGGTGTAACAGCTGGGCGGTCACCGTCACTGTTTAAGCTCTGCTCCGCGGTGGCAGGTGTTACCTCGGCCGCGTTGATCGCCGAATCCACCTGCCTCACTATGTGGTCTACAGCGAGCTGCACCGTATCCGGGGCCAGCGCCGAgcgcgcacctccgccaccgctactgctgcttcCACCGAAAGGGGTAccacgcgcaccgccgctggtggcgcaCCCGTCGCACTCCACCAGGGAGAAGATTGGGAGTGACAGAAGATAGTCGCGGAAGCTCTGCACAAGCGGGGTGGCCACCTCCTTCCCACTCGACACGGCATGAATAAACAGGTGCACCACGATGACGGCACCACAGTTCAGCGTGGCATCGTAACCCGCACTTTCAGCGAGGCGGAAGACGCTGGCGCCACTGCCCGAGTGACCCCCTGAGATCGTCAgggctgtgccgccgccgctgccgagagTGGGCTCGTGCGCCGCCGAGTACAGGCGCTGTCGAAGATACTCTGCTGTCACGTGAGGAGCAAGGAAGCGGCTCTTCCCAGGCACCACAGCAACGTACCGGCGAACCGCCCCGAAGGCGCGCGACAGCACTGTTAgacgcgccgcagctgcttcggAGGATGTGTACAAGCGCATCGCTCGCTGCTCAGCCTGCCGTGCAGCGGCAAGGGCGACCGAGGAAGACGACAATGTTGTCACCGAGTTGTTCTtgtcagcagcgccaaggACGGAGATGGGCGGGTGGCCAGCGTCACCACCGCCTGCGGTGTCGGCTATCGGtgccccctccacccctgtCACGCCGCGCCACTCCGGCGACGTGTGCTGGAAGAGGTTGCTGAATAGGTATGAGttcagcggcagccgctgcacatcTGCGAAGCGGAGTGGCAAGAAGGCAGGTGCGAACGGGAAGGCttggcgctgcagccatgGCAGGTGCTTCTCGGCCGTCTCACGGACGGCGTGGTGATCGAAGCGAACGTGTTGGTGCCGGTAGTGGAGCGAGATGGCAGGGAACACCTCCATCGTCAGCCCGCTGAGCTCACCGACGATCATCTTGTCACCGACCCGCACCGTCATGACGGCAGCGTCGTAGTCGAGGGTGAGGACGATGCGGTCGCCAGTCCCGAAAGTCaacacaccaccgccggtgTCGGTGCGGCGCCAGTGACCGTAGAATTTGCCGGCTCGGCTAAggcaccagccgccgccctGCGAAATGAACGTGTCATACTTCGTGAAGTTCTTTGGTACGATACCCAGCATGAGCCCGCTCCCGTCGTTACTCTCGCCGTGGTGCTCAATCTTGATGCCCCATTCGTGGATGCCGCGGCGAATGCCCTCGGTGACCTGCAGTGTCACCCACCCCACGCTGGGCTTCAGAGCCGACGACTCGGCAATGACGGTGTCGCTGTGTGGGGTGGAGGAGTCTATGAGATAGTTCTTGCGCGGTGCCGAGCTCTTCTCCATGCGACTTTGCATCTGGTCCACGAAGCCTATGACGGAGATTGGGTTGTGCAGCTGGCTGTGCGACCCGCTCGCCATGCGGACGTAGAGGGAGCTGAGTTGATCCATGATTTGATTACCTGAGCACTTTCAACAGAGTGCCTCaggggtgcgtgtgtgtgtggggtgtaGGTGCGCTTTCCatgaagaaagagaagagaacaacacAACGCGCTTTACGCAcagcgaagaggggagggggggggaggcagtgAAAGACGCGGGCAcgcgtggtggaggaggaggcggtgatggtgaggGGGTAAAAGGCGGGACTAAAAAGAGGGCGAGGGGGAAAAACAAGAGGGACCCCGTAAACCCAGTGCcgaagagagacacgcacacgcgcagatgGCCAGAAATTCCCACAAACACTCTTAGTGAGAGgcaagagaagggaggaaaggggggggagtcAACACAGAGAGCGTGCTGGCCAGCTAACAAGGAGAGAAATAAGCAAGCAAGTGAGGTAGGGGAGGTTGGATGGGgatgggagagaggaggagaggggggggggtaacgAGAAGATGTACGTATGCAGAGAAGCACGCGTAGAGACTAACGCACACATTCGAGCACACCTCTCCAGGGCGCCCATGGAAGATGTTTCTCTTGTACAGCTGTGGCATTACCGAGGCTTAACTAGACAGCCACAAGGAGAAAAGCGCAGAGAGGTGGGGTGTGAGAGCTGGGGTTTAGAAAAGGGTAGACCGAGTTTTCCACATGCAGCTCATCCCGTGGACTTACGACTGTTCACAGCGCATGTGGGAGACTCGAGTGTGGCGCGAGATGGCGCAACATCACCGTCGGTAAATTAACCTCCtcaaaacgaaaaaaaaactacCCACTCAAcacccacagagaggggggagagagatgcatGCGTTCCCTCAGAGGCGCAGCCAGCGACTTTGCGTCGCTTGTCCGTCCTTCTCTGTTTGCATCCATCTGGTTGTCGGCTGAGGAGCTCACGCACTGCCCACTTCAACGAAAAGAAGCGCAAGAGGATGGAAAGAATccaagcagcgcgcacaTGTTTCCATCACCGCCCCTCACAgatcccccttttttctgcaCGAATGCATCGCActttctcttctgcttcgcATGATGGCTTCGGTAatacagaagagagagagagagagaggaaggagagagacgtcaGCACGGCAGAGTATAATGCAGGGCACgaggcaaacacacgcacatgccgCAACGTACAcacagaggaggggaagggggagacaGTGGGAAGGAAGACTGTGATGGGTGTGACGCCTGCCATAGTCCTCCACTTAACAGTCAAATAAACGCGTACAACAGCACTCATGCGCAGAACGACATCACTGCATACAGTGAAGAAGCCTCGGCAGCAGAAGAGACTCCCCACACCGCACtgcttccttcccctctccgccgccgtccAACAGACATGCCACCAtcgaagagaggaggagagaggcgctaTAGAAAAGATAGACAGGCGTGCAACGCTGAAAAcgacgcgcacacgcgcaccacaCAAAAATAAAGCGAGCGAGGGGCCATGAGGAATCACCTtcatggggggggggcgatgtTAGTAGTCAGCAGGCCAtgcgctctcctctcgcGATGgaacgcacacgcgcaagcGCCCCTGCCCGTCCTGCTGCTCActtcgctcctctcttcatTGTTACCCCCTCCCACAAACAAACACTGAGTGAGGCACGTAGGCGTGAGTGTGCATGTATGCGGCTGCTCGTTTACACGCTTGACTTCTCAATTGCTGCTGCCATCTCTGCCAGAGCCTTGTCCGCTGCCTCCTTAGACGAGAGTCGCATCACGAAGTTCTCCGGGAAtccctcctcgtcatcgGTGAAGTCCTTGAAGGCGGACCACACGAGAATTTTCTCACCCTGCTTGTGCTTTGTCACCTTCATACCCTTCATGAGGtagtgctgcgccgccagctTGCCGATTCCCTCCCGACGGAAGACAAACATGTACTTGGACGTGTTgtccttgcgctgcagcactttGGCCGTCCCTTGCCCACGCTCTTTCCACTGGTT
Coding sequences within:
- a CDS encoding putative Ran-binding protein 1, translating into MSKTDENGNELMEIEEVAVSDGGAARFAAVEVKSGEERFNVIWQDTGKLMRFDEGENQWKERGQGTAKVLQRKDNTSKYMFVFRREGIGKLAAQHYLMKGMKVTKHKQGEKILVWSAFKDFTDDEEGFPENFVMRLSSKEAADKALAEMAAAIEKSSV